Proteins encoded in a region of the Alosa sapidissima isolate fAloSap1 chromosome 19, fAloSap1.pri, whole genome shotgun sequence genome:
- the spata7 gene encoding spermatogenesis-associated protein 7 isoform X2, which produces MGFKNNTTMDAKRAYCPGASGNLTKQCLVQDHMFAHYRKVYTAKAAVDTSAPKSMQSSIKYSDQKRRERLKREASQRSLSSRSLRSRLDNTRESCSLKASRTSLQADEDGCHYLGGSVMSSPRLNTSFHIREIAYPSQRATTAGSTHNCHRYASEFNYRDPHPQKQQFLRSCGTTGSQSAFKAFQDPVQKTYSGDLMLKHSKHFKPEKPFTPRTLKKDSKSYLSQYRFYTPPRRKASEETSPRLVQQDSSRGSSEPKDNFAAEWDLPQTFDLESEIFDEDTSPNGKHSKVNKTKGSSFLSSSRMSPDGIKSPIMRKVNEEEEELLYLEFIADVTNEILTLGLYNDRVLRRVFQRHIDTNKHHLDEDKMRHLLDILHHDIQSPSNASTFCVHPAKKHREKDTFPQDVPSFSSDLTSQPKLVHRPSSSTMFDRDLESLGKRNHLIVSTPLQRSPTSNTSYSLQGETEDGNLRYSLSSYSSHALDRGTEDRSFKFDPTSYSSHDLDREIEGGPLDFNLARYSSDVPDKETEDDLLDFNPARYSSDVLDKETEDGLLQYSPDSHSSHVLDGETDDCPRKSSPTNYGLDGETEDGQEQQNIREDDLSPGTEHNHLTPEENEALQSTEDNNELSGELEELGLNMESLHVSQTPPKTIKDEQDFSIFSDDEF; this is translated from the exons ATGGGATTTAAAAATAATACCACCATGGATGCAAAGAGAG CATACTGCCCTGGAGCCTCaggcaacttgacaaaacaatgTCTCGTTCAAGACCACATGTTTGCACATTACAGGAAGGTGTATACTGCTAAGG CTGCTGTGGATACCTCAGCACCAAAAAGCATGCAAAGTAGCATCAAAT ACTCTGACCAAAAGCGTCGAGAGCGGTTGAAGAGGGAGGCATCTCAGCGTTCATTATCCTCCAGGTCACTGAGGAGCAGACTGGATAACACCAGAGAATCATGCTCCTTAAAAGCT AGCAGGACCTCTCTCCAAGCAGACGAGGATGGCTGCCATTACTTGGGGGGCTCTGTGATGTCTTCGCCTAGGCTCAACACTTCATTCCATATCAGAGAGATTGCATACCCGTCCCAAAGAGCGACCACAGCTGGGAGCACCCACAACTGCCATCGCTATGCCTCCGAATTCAACTACCGAGACCCCCACCCTCAGAAGCAGCAGTTCCTCCGGTCCTGTGGTACCACTGGCAGCCAAAGCGCATTCAAAGCTTTCCAGGACCCAGTCCAGAAGACGTACAGCGGAGACCTCATGCTCAAGCACTCCAAGCATTTCAAGCCCGAAAAGCCCTTCACACCCCGCACGTTGAAGAAGGACAGCAAGTCCTACCTGTCCCAGTACCGCTTCTACACCCCCCCGAGGAGGAAAGCGTCAGAGGAGACGAGCCCAAGGCTGGTACAGCAGGACTCATCTCGTGGAAG CTCTGAACCCAAGGACAACTTTGCTGCAGAATGGGATCTGCCACAG ACATTTGACCTTGAGTCTGAAATATTTGATGAAGACACCAGTCCAAATGGGAAACACAGTAAAGTGAACAAGACAAAAGGCAGCAGTTTTCTTTCTTCATCCAG AATGTCTCCAGATGGAATCAAGTCTCCCATCATGCGGAAGGTGAATGAAGA GGAAGAAGAGTTACTCTACCTGGAGTTTATTGCAGATGTGACAAATGAAATCTTGACATTGGGGCTGTACAATGACCG AGTATTGAGAAGGGTATTTCAGCGTCATATTGATACAAATAAACATCACCTGGATGAG gATAAAATGCGCCACCTTCTGGACATTTTGCATCATGATATTCAGAGTCCCTCAAATGCCTCCACTTTTTGTGTACACCCTGCAAAAAAGCATAGAGAGAAGGACACATTTCCACAAGACGTCCCAAGCTTTAGTTCCGATTTAACATCACAGCCTAAATTAGTTCACAGACCTTCCTCCTCCACTATGTTTGACAGAGACCTTGAGTCACTAGGGAAGAGAAATCATTTAATAGTTTCCACTCCTTTGCAGCGCAGCCCAACCAGCAACACTTCCTATAGTCTGCAAGGAGAGACAGAAGATGGTAATTTAAGGTATAGCCTAAGCAGCTACAGTTCACATGCTCTGGATAGAGGGACGGAAGATAGATCGTTCAAATTTGATCCAACCAGCTACAGTTCACATGATCTggacagagagatagaaggtGGACCATTAGATTTTAACCTAGCGAGATACAGTTCAGACGTTCCGGACAAAGAGACAGAAGATGATCTGTTAGATTTTAACCCAGCGAGATACAGTTCAGACGTTCTGGACAAAGAGACAGAAGATGGTCTATTACAATATAGCCCCGATAGCCACAGTTCACATGTTCTGGATGGAGAGACAGATGACTGTCCAAGGAAAAGTAGCCCAACAAACTATGGTCTAGATGGGGAGACAGAAGATGGTCAAGAGCAGCAAAATATCAGAGAAGATGATTTGTCACCTGGAACTGAGCACAACCACCTGACTCCTGAGGAGAATGAAGCTCTTCAATCCACAGAGGACAATAACGAACTCTCTGGAGAGCTTGAGGAACTTGGATTAAACATGGAGTCTTTGCATGTGTCCCAGACACCACCCAAGACAATTAAGGATGAACAAGATTTTAGCATATTTAGTGACGATGAGTTTTGA
- the spata7 gene encoding spermatogenesis-associated protein 7 isoform X1, with the protein MGFKNNTTMDAKRGKAYCPGASGNLTKQCLVQDHMFAHYRKVYTAKAAVDTSAPKSMQSSIKYSDQKRRERLKREASQRSLSSRSLRSRLDNTRESCSLKASRTSLQADEDGCHYLGGSVMSSPRLNTSFHIREIAYPSQRATTAGSTHNCHRYASEFNYRDPHPQKQQFLRSCGTTGSQSAFKAFQDPVQKTYSGDLMLKHSKHFKPEKPFTPRTLKKDSKSYLSQYRFYTPPRRKASEETSPRLVQQDSSRGSSEPKDNFAAEWDLPQTFDLESEIFDEDTSPNGKHSKVNKTKGSSFLSSSRMSPDGIKSPIMRKVNEEEEELLYLEFIADVTNEILTLGLYNDRVLRRVFQRHIDTNKHHLDEDKMRHLLDILHHDIQSPSNASTFCVHPAKKHREKDTFPQDVPSFSSDLTSQPKLVHRPSSSTMFDRDLESLGKRNHLIVSTPLQRSPTSNTSYSLQGETEDGNLRYSLSSYSSHALDRGTEDRSFKFDPTSYSSHDLDREIEGGPLDFNLARYSSDVPDKETEDDLLDFNPARYSSDVLDKETEDGLLQYSPDSHSSHVLDGETDDCPRKSSPTNYGLDGETEDGQEQQNIREDDLSPGTEHNHLTPEENEALQSTEDNNELSGELEELGLNMESLHVSQTPPKTIKDEQDFSIFSDDEF; encoded by the exons ATGGGATTTAAAAATAATACCACCATGGATGCAAAGAGAGGTAAAG CATACTGCCCTGGAGCCTCaggcaacttgacaaaacaatgTCTCGTTCAAGACCACATGTTTGCACATTACAGGAAGGTGTATACTGCTAAGG CTGCTGTGGATACCTCAGCACCAAAAAGCATGCAAAGTAGCATCAAAT ACTCTGACCAAAAGCGTCGAGAGCGGTTGAAGAGGGAGGCATCTCAGCGTTCATTATCCTCCAGGTCACTGAGGAGCAGACTGGATAACACCAGAGAATCATGCTCCTTAAAAGCT AGCAGGACCTCTCTCCAAGCAGACGAGGATGGCTGCCATTACTTGGGGGGCTCTGTGATGTCTTCGCCTAGGCTCAACACTTCATTCCATATCAGAGAGATTGCATACCCGTCCCAAAGAGCGACCACAGCTGGGAGCACCCACAACTGCCATCGCTATGCCTCCGAATTCAACTACCGAGACCCCCACCCTCAGAAGCAGCAGTTCCTCCGGTCCTGTGGTACCACTGGCAGCCAAAGCGCATTCAAAGCTTTCCAGGACCCAGTCCAGAAGACGTACAGCGGAGACCTCATGCTCAAGCACTCCAAGCATTTCAAGCCCGAAAAGCCCTTCACACCCCGCACGTTGAAGAAGGACAGCAAGTCCTACCTGTCCCAGTACCGCTTCTACACCCCCCCGAGGAGGAAAGCGTCAGAGGAGACGAGCCCAAGGCTGGTACAGCAGGACTCATCTCGTGGAAG CTCTGAACCCAAGGACAACTTTGCTGCAGAATGGGATCTGCCACAG ACATTTGACCTTGAGTCTGAAATATTTGATGAAGACACCAGTCCAAATGGGAAACACAGTAAAGTGAACAAGACAAAAGGCAGCAGTTTTCTTTCTTCATCCAG AATGTCTCCAGATGGAATCAAGTCTCCCATCATGCGGAAGGTGAATGAAGA GGAAGAAGAGTTACTCTACCTGGAGTTTATTGCAGATGTGACAAATGAAATCTTGACATTGGGGCTGTACAATGACCG AGTATTGAGAAGGGTATTTCAGCGTCATATTGATACAAATAAACATCACCTGGATGAG gATAAAATGCGCCACCTTCTGGACATTTTGCATCATGATATTCAGAGTCCCTCAAATGCCTCCACTTTTTGTGTACACCCTGCAAAAAAGCATAGAGAGAAGGACACATTTCCACAAGACGTCCCAAGCTTTAGTTCCGATTTAACATCACAGCCTAAATTAGTTCACAGACCTTCCTCCTCCACTATGTTTGACAGAGACCTTGAGTCACTAGGGAAGAGAAATCATTTAATAGTTTCCACTCCTTTGCAGCGCAGCCCAACCAGCAACACTTCCTATAGTCTGCAAGGAGAGACAGAAGATGGTAATTTAAGGTATAGCCTAAGCAGCTACAGTTCACATGCTCTGGATAGAGGGACGGAAGATAGATCGTTCAAATTTGATCCAACCAGCTACAGTTCACATGATCTggacagagagatagaaggtGGACCATTAGATTTTAACCTAGCGAGATACAGTTCAGACGTTCCGGACAAAGAGACAGAAGATGATCTGTTAGATTTTAACCCAGCGAGATACAGTTCAGACGTTCTGGACAAAGAGACAGAAGATGGTCTATTACAATATAGCCCCGATAGCCACAGTTCACATGTTCTGGATGGAGAGACAGATGACTGTCCAAGGAAAAGTAGCCCAACAAACTATGGTCTAGATGGGGAGACAGAAGATGGTCAAGAGCAGCAAAATATCAGAGAAGATGATTTGTCACCTGGAACTGAGCACAACCACCTGACTCCTGAGGAGAATGAAGCTCTTCAATCCACAGAGGACAATAACGAACTCTCTGGAGAGCTTGAGGAACTTGGATTAAACATGGAGTCTTTGCATGTGTCCCAGACACCACCCAAGACAATTAAGGATGAACAAGATTTTAGCATATTTAGTGACGATGAGTTTTGA